TTTAGTGATCCAATTAtctgaaaggagagaaaaaagttaaaatggggTTTAGACTATTAatcgtattttaaaaaatgttcttggtCTCTGAAACAGAAGTACTTAAATTCttctttctaataaaaaaattatgacgCAGGTTTGTAAGTCATGGCATAAAGCAAACATGTACTATGGTATAACTGCTGCCCAAAGAAGTGATGATGTGAGATGATTATGCAAAATGTAGGACATTTCTAGTTTGAATCACAGCTGCCTAAAGAGAACAGTGACAATGATCATGAGGGTGTCACATTGTCACAATGATGATGAGGCATCATTCTAAGAACTTCATAAGTATTCatttttcctcacagttctgtTAGGAAgttactattatctccattttacagtgaGCAAATTAAGGTAGAGACAaatcaagtaacttgcccaaagtaagGGTCAGTAAGGAGGACAGACAGAACATGACTTTGTCTGACTCCAGAAATCACACTCTTAACCCCTATGCTTTGTCAGCTTTCCAGTGACATTTGTACTAGGCTCTTGGGCATGCTTTCATGTCCAATTTGTAAATCTTTCAGAATAAGAAGTGTGTACTGAAGAAAACAATTACAtgaatgctttataattttttttaccctcttgtttttttaaaaacattccatgatcTTAGTACTTTATGATTTAAAGTCTCCATTCTGAAAAGACAAGAGCAAGTTAACTCTAAAATTGTTCTGTGGCATACTTAAATCATTCATTAAGTACCCATTATAAAAAATAAGCATTGCCTCCTGCCCCACTAAACGAGAAGCTGCCAGGAATAAAAGATTCTGCAAAAATCTTACCTGGTGTTTGGTAATAGTTTTCCCAGAAGAAAATGGCTTTtgaaacaaaaccataaaaaatgcAGTCCTGTAAATATTGaaacattaatttattaatattaatccaTATTAAACACAAGATACAGTTTTAAGTAAAGAcacttattttaaacaaatatgccAGACCTTGAAGTGTTATCCTCTGAATAAATCATACTGGAGAATTAATTATACTTATTTTAGTAAAACTCCTATTGCAATATTttgataaccttttttttttttttttttgagagatggagtctcgctctgtcaccaggctggagtgcagtggcacgatcttggctcactgcaacctctgcctcccgggttcaagcgattctcctgcctcagcctcctgagcagcagggattacaggcgtgcgccaccacgcccagccaatttttcgtatttttagtagagatggggtttcaacatgttggccaggctggtctcgaactcctgacctcaggtgatccgcctgcctcggcctcccaaactgctgggaaaacaggcatgagctatcacacCTGGCCGAGAACTCTTATTTTCTAACTGTCTTCAGAACCAGCTAAAAAGCCACAAAAATAAAGGagtcacaattttttttatatcttaaaatatcaaagaagagAATTCctattttctctaaaattcagtaataaatcttgaaatagtataatgaaaatgaagaaattactAATTATATATCCCTACCTTTCACATTGCCAAAATAGTTATATAAAAATGCACacaacttggccaggcacagtggctcaagcttgtaatcccagcactttgggtggccgaggtgggcggatcacctgaggtcaggagttggagaccagcctggccaacatggcaaaaccccgtgtctactaaaaaaaaaatacaaaaattagctggccatggtgggacacacctgtaatcctagctactcaggaggctgagacagaattgcttgaacccaggaggcagaggctgcagtgagttgagattgagccactgcactccagcctgggcaacctagccagactgcctcaaaaaaaaaaaaaaagcacatcacTGGTGCTTAATATTTCCTAGTCAATAATCTCTTTCCCAACTTACCAAAATTATACTTCGaagagtgttttttttgttttttttttttaaatggagtctcgctctgttgcccaggctggagtgcagtggcatgatctcagctcactgcaacctctgcctcccaggttcaagcaatcctcctgcctcagccccccttgtagctgggattacaggcacatgccaccacgcttggctaatttttgtatctttagtagagacagggtttcgacatgttggccaggctggtctccaactcctgacctcaggcgatccacctgcctccgcctcccaaagtgctgggattacaggcgtgagccaccgtgcccagctgactcCCAAGAGTCTTTAACAGGTTTTTATTAACACAGAGGGTGGTCACTATCAATCTCAAGATCCAAGAAATCTTTATTTAGAATTTCTTatatgtaggctgggcatggtggctcatgcctgtaatcccagcactttgggagaatgaggcaggcagatcacaaggtcaagagattgagaccatcctggccaacatggtgaaaccctgtctctattaaaaatacaaaaattagctgggcatggtggtgagcgcctgtagtcccagctactcgggaggctgaagcaggagaatcgcttgaacacaggaggcagtgatcttgcagtgagccaagatcacgccactgcactccagcctggtgacagagtgagactgtgtctcaaaaaagaaaaaaaaaaaaagcatttcttatAAGTAGAATAAATTAATGTTCACACTACATGAGGACTCTGTACTAAGAAAGGATTATGcagtgaataataataataataaatagcccAAAAACTAAATTTGCAAAAATCTCATCAAAGTTTGTGTTTAGGCAAGTGATTAGAGCACAACAATCCgttttcttttcagtctctttgtcCCTCTAATCTTAAGTATACTCccagttaaaaaaatttatcaaATACTTGTCAGGAGGAACAAACAAAATATTGTATTTAAAGTTTCTTAAAGATACTCTGTTAAAACaggattttcaaagaaataaaaaatatcaagaaaaaaccCCCCACACACTCACCcaagttttaatataaaaatgaactgAACAATGTGAACAGCTTTTAGGAGATCATATGATTCGAAAAGTCCCACAGCCTTCAAAAATTTAGCGAAACATAGTAACACAATATATTTTgttaatctgaaaaataaaagcagaaacaatTTTTAGTATCACTGAAATTACAAGCAACTCATCAATCTGGTTTTTTAAACAAGAGGTCATTACAGAAACCATAGAAATATACATTaacacaaaatgaaacaaaacaaagtccccaAACAACTCACCATCCACGTGATAACtactgttgacttttttttttttttttaactcatagagacggggtctcaatgtgttgcccaggctggtctcgaactccttcggtcaagcgatcctccagccttggtctcccaaagtgctaggattacaggtgtgagccaccgcgccctactgttaacattttgaggCCAGGGGCagtagcttgagaccagcctcggcaacatggcaaaagcctatctctacaaaaaatacaaagaattagccaggcattatggCGCGTGGTAGCAgtctcagccactcgggaggctaaggtgggaggatcacctgagcctggaaggttgcggttgcagtgagctgtgttcgtgttactgcactccagcctgggcgacagagtgagaccctgtctcaaaatacaaacaggctgggcgttcatgcctgtaatcccagcactttgggaggctgaagtgggtggatcacctgaagtctggaactcaagaccagcctggccaacatggcgaaaactcacctctactaaaatagaaaaattagctgggcgtggtggcgggtgcctgtaattccagccacctgggaggctgaggcaagagaatcgcttgaacccgggaggcagaggttgcagtgagtcgaaattgcaccactgcacttcagcctaggtaacagagcgagactccgtctcaaaaccaaccaaccaaccaaccacagCATTTTGGTATACATACTTCTGGTTTCTTTTCAATGTATATGAATGATTATGTATAGATAGTTTACTTTAACAAAAAATGcccaatgaaaaatgaaaattttgttGATCGAGTTGCTGGACTATTTTGTTATCTGCTTTCTAACTTAGTAACTCCTCCAAACAAATaaggagaacaaaataaaaactaaattctgTTATGAAATGAAAAGACCACAATATAGGAAGAAACGGAAGAACGGTAAATGCCTTTGGTttgcgcctcctcggccttgttAAGTGACTACAGTGAGAGTTGTGGTTGAAAGGTCAATTGACTGGACCTAGAGTCCTAAAAAGGCTCAGGAATTGGAAACACCTCATGAGGGGAATGAGAAGCTGAAAAGACGAGGATCTCTAGGAAGTCTTCC
The sequence above is a segment of the Gorilla gorilla gorilla isolate KB3781 chromosome 19, NHGRI_mGorGor1-v2.1_pri, whole genome shotgun sequence genome. Coding sequences within it:
- the SLC30A5 gene encoding proton-coupled zinc antiporter SLC30A5 isoform X3 → MEEKYGGDVLAGPGGGGGGLGPVDVPSARLTKYIVLLCFAKFLKAVGLFESYDLLKAVHIVQFIFILKLGTAFFMVLFQKPFSSGKTITKHQIIGSLKIPVRKEFKDKKLNDPRKLVGN